The nucleotide window ctattactactaccaTTACTATTTCCAAATCTGAATGTATCTCAGTCATTTATCTGATCACATTTTATATTCCTCTTGCAAACAGTAGAGATCCATTCACTTCCAGCAGTGTAACGGATGAAGAAGGGTTTGTGTTGAGGAGGTGCTCTATAGAGGAATGAGGATGCCTCTTAGTGGTGACAACGGAGAAGTgcagtttttctcctctccaggAGCAGAGTCAGTGGTAATACAGGAAGGACATGTAACTGACTGTGACACTAATCTTTCACATCATTGTATGTCGCCATAGTAATACATCCATGACAACACAGGGTTTTTTCATTGGAGATAAACTTATACATCCAGGAGAAGCCAGTGCTGTTTTGggattttatttgaaaagtTGAGACTGTCTGTATGATACCAGGGTGACCTTTGCTTTTTGGTTATTTTGGGAAAACTTTCACTTCTCTGTGAAACAAAGAGGCTCAACAATAGAAGTTAGTAGAAGCAGTAGAGATATTTGAAAAGAGGACAATATGAGTATTGTTGATCAAAAGTGttcttttcattcagaggtctggaacaGGCTTTGTACATGCTGCATTTGATGCAGTGTGTCATCAGAAAGTGAACAGCCATGTTCACACACTCAACAAACAATATGTTTCACACTGGTACTTTTTCTTGCAGGGCTGTGGTACTGTTATAGTTTGCACAGGTGTTCATGATATTGGGCTCATGACACCAGAAAACCTCCCAGGGCACAGTTCACATGAATCAAATATCTATTAAAATATATTCTACCTGCCTGGGCCGAGCTGAGCCTCAGCCCTGCTCGGCGCCTGTGCCTGCAGCAAGTCATTTTTGCTTTGTAATGTTGACAAAAGACCAACATTCCCATCAGACATttggtttcatttaatttatttgcattttaaagaaCAAGACAAAGCCGCAATAAGAAGAAGTGTGATATGAATGTCCAGCATTATGTAACTTTTGGATCTCGCTAATACATTTGCTGTGGTGTGTGATTTTATGCAGTGTCACTCTCAATTCCGCCTTCTCTTTCACTAAAGGCTTGTGATGCTTGAACATTGTAGAGACACATCTGGTCTCTCCCTGTATCCACACAGTGCAAGAGGCCTGTGATGCCCgagttgtgtttctgcatgtttctGCCACCAACACCCTCTTGCTTGTTAGCACAAATCTAAGCGAGTGTCAGCCACCGATCATCTGGTGTGTCTCTCAGCGCTGTTGAGTTTCATTATGGAGCTGTGACATTCTGGCTCCCATCCTTCACTGCAGCATTTGGTCTTTGAATGGCAGCCGGCTTCAGTATGAACACAGGCAGGAGTGCTGGCTACATGACAGCAGGAGATGTATGCAGACTATTAACTTTCCACACAGAaacttcacattcacattcacatctacagaCAATTTACGGTCACTAATGAACCAAGTTAAATAAGGggtaaaacaaaatgtaaatggaTATGGAAAAcattctgttatttattttcccatgaAGCTGCATgtcaagacttttttttttttttttcaaatttaaattaatttggtTAAAGTGGTGAAAAACAGATATTAGCCCTACCTAGACATTTGCATTAAGGgaacagagcagaaacagcatATAAAGTGGTCCCAGCTGCTGATTTAGTTTAGTTCAACTGTCAGGAGTTGACAGCAGAGTGTTTGCTTCAACATGGCTTTTACAGGGAAATATGTGCTGGAAAACCAGGAGAACTGCGAGGAATTCTTCAAGGCTCTTGGTGAGAGACCTGTGTTTACCTACATAGATACATTTATAAGATATATTGAATTAGAATGTGTTGATCAGTgctaacaatgttttttttttctctgtaggaATTACAAACCTCAAAGACTCCAGCAGTGATGAGATAATAACAGGCATCTATCAGAATGACGACTTCAGGTTGACTAAATTTTTGCTGGACAAAACCTGGAACAACACGTTCCCTATTGGGAAGGAGGCAGAACTGGGGACTGTGGCTGGCGAGACATTCAAGgtcatttcacatttatttcatgcagtgttttaagatattttaaatatttaaacactgACTTTCCCCCCAGTTTCAGTCTGatcacattgttttgttttcatttttagaccCCTGTGACTCTGGATGAGGGTAATCAAGACTCAGTTCCCCAAATACCTTTACACTGCTGAGGTGGTCGGTGACAAGTTCGTTGAGGTGAGCACGTACAACTTAACACTGGTGTGGTGgtgaatatgtgtttgtgtaaattctTTCAACAGCGCAGTATCATAAAATTTGAAAGGTCTTTCTGCAGAGATATATTTACGTCTCTTCCTGTAGCCAGGCAGCAAACAATTATAGAGTGTTAACAGGTGGCGAATCTAATGCAAACTGTAGATTTTATTACCATTCACTCGTACAGTGAGGAATGAGGAAAGCTTTGATAAGACACTGCATTCAAGTGATAATTATATTTATTGGACCTGAATCAATAAACCACATAAGGTAAGCAGAATCTACTGCATTTGtattgcatttgcatttgaaacTGACATATAATTAGAAGAACTGTATTTTCAGCTCATTtgatataaagaaaaaagagagaaaaaagaaaaaaagatggggGGCACACTTGCTCTGAAGAAACTGGCTGGGTGAGTATGTGTAGAAGTTACACAGAGAGATCTATcatatatttatgtaatttttATTGGATCGAACATGAATACTGTTACAATTTCAATTTCATCCATGTAGAGATACAGTACATAGCAAAATCTAGTCTTTCAGTTTTCAGCATCAGCAAGAAGACACCGCTTGCTCCAAACAATAGATGGAGGAGTTTCATGATGTGTTTTACCTCCGGCAGCCTCTTTTCCATGAAAGCGTGTTGAGTCTCGCAGATTTAGATCCTCTTGCTAACTCTTTTGAGAGTCACACCCTTCTCACCTGGAGTTATGCAGTTCTacagaacagaaaagacaaatatacaGATGAGAATACAACAAACTGCAACTTATATTTAAGTTACCTAAGTTATATTAAGTATGAGGTCATGGCTTGAGTGGTCTCTTACCATTACTAGCTTATCCTCAAGGATCTCTGCTGTGAAGTGATATTGGGGAAACTGTATTGAAATCTTGTCGCCTTCCATAGTGACGGGAGCCTGAAGGTCACAAGGACAAAAGGTCAAAGAGGGAAATGTGGAGTGAGCTTGATTACGTTAAAGTTTTACGACAAGTTGCAACAGATGTGCAGGCGCCTGTTGTGAACTCACCGTAAATTTGGCGCCCGTCATTGTCGCCAGCTCACATTCCTGGCCAACAGTGAAGCTATTGGACCAGGTCCAGTTGGGGATAGTTTGCGTCCAGGTGAAGTTGTTCCCATCCTGAACCACCTCTGTCACCACTTTGTGGTCTGTCTTGGCCTTGAGAAGTCCTGTGACAGAGAAGGTGATATTTCAAATACAGAAATTCAACTAAATTTAATTGAGCGCACATTTATTCATATACAGCTTATGAATTAGTAAGAAAAATGCTAATACCAATTGCTTCCAGAAACTCTTCATAGTTCTCTTGACTCTCCAGTTCATATTTCCCCGTGAAAGCCATGATGGTGAAAGAGAAGAAGTGAGGAAGGAGTGTAATAAAAAGAGGAGTGTCCTGCTACAGATACAGTTTCTGTTCTTGTTGAATCGCTGCCAAACCtgcctcttccttttctttttcacatacTTCAGCATGTGTCACCCCCACATGTGTGACAaatgtcagctgtgtttttccaaGACAGTCTTTCACATTGTCTAAAGCTACCATGTTCAAGTTAAAGTTTGGCAAAAATCCCAAGTATTCCCCTGCTCCTGTCGCTATCAGGTTTTTCCAGCACTTGTGTTAACATGTGATGAGAGCTGGTTGCAGGTTTGAGCATGTATGGTGCAGTAAAATGCTCAGAATATAAAATCCAGGATGTCTATGTATATGTAACCAAAATAACTACACAAATGTTAGGAATCTGTGCACCTTCACTTTTGCAACACTTATTCCAATAAATGTGTTGCAAAAACTTAGCACTTGTGGCTGTGGGAGTGAGGGAGCAGATCAGAGGTGGGAGGGTGAGTTCAGCAGTCTTGTGGCCTGTGGGGTGAAGCTATCCCTGAGCTTGGACCTGGATGCTGCCGCACCATTTGTGGCCATGGGTCTGTGATGATCCAGGTGGTGATGCAGACAGTCAGGATTCTACTACTCCAGTGTGTGTCGAAGTTGCAGAGTTCATGTTGAAGACagtattgtatttatttgtgaatGTCCATTTCATATTGTTTATGTTATGTTGCCTTTCCAATATATATGAGGTGTGTCCTATGTGGTCCTATTTGCAGTCACTGGGTCACCTGGTattgaaaaaaatggaaatcttTCCATAAAAATATTCATGTAAAATGGATGAAGCACTGAAATCCGATAAAAAGACGTGCGTCCTATTTTCCAGTGTAGTAATGCGATTCAGTATTGACTactctgttttctcatttccacAGCCACTAGTGCAAGTTTTGCAACACATTTATTGGAACAAGTGTTGCAAAAGTCAGCGTGCGCAGATTTGTCACGTTGTGATGCGAGAGAACTCGTCTGTGGAGTTTCAGTCAGTGATTCCAGAGGTTGTCATCACCGAGTTGTGGTTGTACTGGAAAATGGACTCAAGTATATGAAAATATCAATCCACACATTTGTGAATATGTTCTCTGTGACTTCACAGTCAGAGCATGGGCATGTGAATATTTTGTACAGGTGAAAATTCACCCACTTCAAGTTCAGATTTTGACAAGTTGTTCAAACACTTAGTGCTTAAGCACATACTATAATTGACCTTATGGTGGTTATGATGTACTGGCTAAGGTATATTAGTTACTCAGGTTGTTTTAGtcttgttgattttttttcaagcagTAACATTAAACgtcctcctgtctgtgtcttGCACATGGCTGCAACCAATTATTTTCCTTCATtctgctaattattttcatgatcCATCAATAATCATAAAAGATTAAGAAAACCATTAAGTATTCACATTCCTCAATTTTTGCCTTCTTGTACTGAAATGCAGTCTTACATAAAGGAATCGACGCCACAGTGTTTGCAAACCACTGCTAGGTGTTGCTCACTGGCCTTTCACCTTGCACCACAGTGGCCCCCTCATTACTTgttgtaaaatgaaatgtgccAGTGGAAAGGGAATATAGGAGGTATCTGAAAAGCGCTGTGAGACGAAAAGATGAAGTGCTCTCGACTGAATCAAGGTTTGGACCTTTCCAGGGGAGTCACCTCCCTTTCAGCTGGAATGGGGGAGAGAAACCGAATGAATATTTGTGAAAATATTGTGCTCTTATTCAAGTATCAGCAATCTTGCCTCTTACAGCCCTTATGCACCTTCTCACCTACGTTATCCTCCAGAAACCCTCTATTTACTATTCACAACACAGAGTGGAATAAACAGTCTGTTTCTCTATGTGCTGGATAGAAAAACGAATGTTCAAAATATCTCAGTTAGGAACACATCGAGGAGCCTGGTTCACATgaacacagaaatatttgtgtgtgtatatgtgtttgtacCTCCATTCACATCTTAATGGCGCTGATCCAGCTTGATACTGATGCCAGCCAGTTGACACTGAGATGCTGTATATTTTAGCATGAAACACAAAACTTTGTGTAATCAAACATGCATCAAGTCATTATccatgacagaaaaacaagcatattttggatttaaaaagtGCATATGCTGCTGAGGTTACAAAATGTGGAAGACATAAATGTTAAAGGACTAGCtccacattttgggaaaatgctTACGTACCTGGAACCAGCCccttgttagcttagcttaccaTAAAAACTTTGTGATTTTTACACTTAAGTTTTTGTATGGATTCAACAAATAAGATTTAATGTGTAGATTAATAAGGTTTAGAGGTGCTGGCAGGTGGATTTTATTACCGTTGGACAGAGTCAGGCGagatgtttccagtttttatgctaagctaagttaatcTAGTGCTGGCTGTTGCTTCATACTTtgtgtacagacatgagaataGTAACCATTATGTTGGTCATGTCAaagtggttttaaaaatgtattattattattatagcgTCAGGAGTAGTTTTTTAATTTGCACACATACAACTACTCTCCGTATGTTTTAGAGTAACTgaactttttaaatttcaactaaagatgaatgaaatgaaaaataaattaattaattaataatgaaaatgaagaaataagcTCCTGCAGCTACAGGTAACCTTTGACCTGTGATACTTCATGACAGAGCTGTAGTAGCTTCAGCCTGTGGGCCTACAGTCTTCTCTTTATTTGTCTCCTGCCAAGTACACATCAAACATCTGTAGTGAGGACACTTTGGGAGCAAAGTGTGTGGACTTCAGGCTGCAAATCCGTAAGaacactgctgctcagactgGAGACAGTCCTCCTGTCCTCGCGAGTCAAGCCTCCTGAGCTGAACTGCGTTTACCACTACAGTACTACCGGAATGATACCGGAAGTAAAAGCACCAATTTTATCTTGCTGCGGTAACGCCCCTGGTTTTTACgacattgttaaaaaaaaactgaccgTTCCACTGTTGACAGACACGACTAAACTCTGGGATATTTACATTTGTGCGAAATGGCCTTTCAAACTTTAACACACGCTTTAGTAAACACGCTGGAGGAACTGGAGCAGAGTAGTTTCGGGAAGTTCTGCTACCAACTGCTACAGCACAGTGATCCACCGCAGGTTCCTTACAGCGTCCTGGTGGAGTGGGATCCCGTACAggtcacagagctgctgatttcAACCTACTGCTATAATGGTGCTCTGCCTGAGACTGTGGACATATTAAGGCAGATAGGCTGTGGGGACAAGGCGCACAGACTCGGTACGTCTTCAGTATTTGCTCTTTACACCGTCTGATGCGCAGTATGACGCGTGCAATGTACAGTTTAGACAAGCCGCGATGAACAGTTGATAAATTCATTCGACTTTCGAAGTTTCGAGTAGAATACTAGAATTTTTGAACGTGCGTCTCTGACTTTCGTTTTCGAGCACGTGACTTAAAAGTCCAATCATGTTCCACGTCTGTTCCTAAGTGCTGTGACGTTGTTGCTACGCTCGCTGACTGACTGTATAGAAAAAGCTCAGTTATCAATGTCTGTATGCTTCTAATGCCtcataataagaaaaataaatactgatCTGTAGATTTTAATTGAATGTATGTACGTTCTTAATGCTCAAtttaaaacaagagagaaaaataaaatgaaaaagattaaACGGTTTCTTGTGTCGTATTCAGAAATTGGTTGACAGCTTTCACTAGATATGTAGCTTAGCTCATAAATAtctaataacaataaaaacgtcttactgtttttaaaatcttaacgTAACATTGTGTGCTCTTATTTTGGCAGTCACGGAGGAAGGTGGATTACCCTTCATGGCTGATCTTAGAATATTTTAATGTTCTCTGAGACACGATTGTATTGATGaatttgtcagtttgtcagctACTGCAATTCTTCCTTGGGCCCACGTGCATATTACAGTGCTCTGATACATTCAGCATTATGCAACCAAACTGGcaaatcaaatgtaaaatgtgatgaatgaatCAGCTACATTTTGAACATGGCAATAAATATGTATAGTATTTAGCAATGGAACCCTTCTCCAAATCCAACTAATTATCataatatttctgtctgtcttccctCAGTGGAGCTCTTTGTCGATAGACACAGAGATTGGCTGATCCATAGAGTGACCAAAGTTGAACCAGTTTTGGATGAGCTCCTTATCCAGGGCGTTATTCAGCAAGAAAGTTATGATAATATCAGAGCCCTCCCAACCTCTGAGGATAAGATGAGGAAGCTCTTTGATTGCCTACTGACAGCTGGGGGAGGCACAGGCAAAGACATCTTCTACAACACCCTTGAGAAACTGGAGCCAGATCTTATCAGTTGCATCAAGACAGCAAGGTGAACACACAGGCTTTCACTATGGGCTTTTGTGCATATTGCTATGTAGCGCATACCTTTTTTCAGTGTAGGCAATGTGAGGctaaattatatatttaatatgattAAGTAAATGATCAAAATTTGTGTTTCCTTAAGCCAACTGTTAACAGTTGTCCTTTAACATTTCAGAATAAGGAACCAGGGACCGGAGATTGGGACTTCTGACCCCCATGTAGGTTTAAGAAATCCCGTGGTGAAAGTGAGTAGATATCTTGACTGTTTAAAGCATTTGTGGTGAATCATGGATTGAAAATTGCCTCTCATCTATCATCTTTTAATTTTGAGGCTTATGGATTGATGATTATATTCAAGAACCATTATCTACTTGGATAtaatttaaagttttctttaatAAATAGAAGTCAAAACCTCAACAGGTAATTTGACAACAACAGCTTACTTTGTCTTTGAAGACATAACTGAGatctttaatgataaaaaaatactacactattgttaaaaaaaatatatagtggACCTACAGTAAATTAGACTTTTAACCAGTTTCAGAGGGTGAAAGTCATTACCGTGAAATCACCAATGGCATTTGGGAGTGAAGTATTTACTGAGGGTGACTGGATTAAAGTTGACCCTGAAGTGAACTGTGTGGATGCAGAGGATGCTCCACCTTACAGGTAAAAAACATCAATTCAGTACTGTGTCCCAGCAAAGTGTTACGGTAATGTTACATTTgaccacagataaaaacaaggtcgattttttttacatgaacaaCATTTATGCTGGTCTTATAGTATTTAAGTGCAAACTTACTGTACTTTTTCCCTTTCATAAATTAGCCTACAGTCTGAAGCAGGTAAATTCGAATGCAGCATCTCTGGTCTGCGCTGGGTTTGTAAAGAAAAGGTCTGCTTCAAGTACCACTTTGGCTTCTGGGAGGAACACATGGGGAGACTGGAAACCATGAAATACATCCCTGGAGGTCCCCTACTGGACATCACAGTCATTTCTGGAAAGTTAGATGAAGTGTATCTGCCACACTGGATCTGCACAGGCAAGCAGATATCATATgatatccaaaaaaaaaaaaaaaaaaatgtaacaactTTATTGATGTTTGATAGCATGCCTATGAAAGCACTTGTCCTTTGTGCAGATGACAGCCCTACAATTTTAGACAAGTTCGCAGTCCTACACATGGATGACTGTGGAGATGTTGTGGAAAAACCGTCTGAGGTCACACCAACCCATGTCAAGATACTCCAACCAGTTTTCTCTCCACGAGGAGTCCTGATGAGAGTGGGCTTTCCAGTGAAAATCAACTGTAAAGTGTTAATATACAAGACCAACAAAGCATTCCTCACACTGCATGTTTATTTGATCCCTCGTGATCCTGCTCTACAACAGGTTATTGTGTATCTTACTGTCTCCATATTGATTCATATTTCAAAATAGACAACACAGTTGGCTTCTATAACTGTGGAGAGAATGTACATTTCCCCACAGACGATAAAAAACAGGGCGTTATCCAGTGGATACAAATCGATCCCAAAGCCGTACCCAGAGAAGTCTCTGAAAATGCACGACCGTTTCATCCTTACAGCTGATGTGGACAGTGCAGAAGTTTACCCTGAGGTAAAGTTTGAACTTTGTTTCAGATATTAAATCCCAGTAAATTGTGGTCAAGACCCTGCAGGATGAGAATCTTGACTCGCACAGGCACAGGTTATCAATGGTAAAAAATAGCCTTCTACTCATCATCACAAATGTATATCTTTTAAAGACCACACTCCCAAGAGAGGTGGTTGGTATTTATTTTTGGCCTGTTATTTCAAGATCATTTAAAATACTTCTTCAGGATAGTTAAATAAATATCAGCTCTGTTTACTTATTTTGAGATCACGAGGACATTAGCAGTTATAATTCAACCGTCTTCAGATAAAGTagtaatttgacattttgaaaatctGCTTTCTTTCCAAGAGTTAGAAGAAAAGATTGATATCACTGTCATATTAGCAAAATGGGAGAAAGCATATTTCTCAAGATGGAGCCCCTGTATATCTCCCTGTCTACAAATGTCTTTGGTTACATTAgaatgtatacatatatattttttccc belongs to Lates calcarifer isolate ASB-BC8 linkage group LG8, TLL_Latcal_v3, whole genome shotgun sequence and includes:
- the LOC108882950 gene encoding gastrotropin, translated to MAFTGKYELESQENYEEFLEAIGLLKAKTDHKVVTEVVQDGNNFTWTQTIPNWTWSNSFTVGQECELATMTGAKFTAPVTMEGDKISIQFPQYHFTAEILEDKLVMNCITPGEKGVTLKRVSKRI
- the LOC108882952 gene encoding NACHT, LRR and PYD domains-containing protein 1b allele 1 isoform X1 — translated: MAFQTLTHALVNTLEELEQSSFGKFCYQLLQHSDPPQVPYSVLVEWDPVQVTELLISTYCYNGALPETVDILRQIGCGDKAHRLVELFVDRHRDWLIHRVTKVEPVLDELLIQGVIQQESYDNIRALPTSEDKMRKLFDCLLTAGGGTGKDIFYNTLEKLEPDLISCIKTARIRNQGPEIGTSDPHVGLRNPVVKFQRVKVITVKSPMAFGSEVFTEGDWIKVDPEVNCVDAEDAPPYSLQSEAGKFECSISGLRWVCKEKVCFKYHFGFWEEHMGRLETMKYIPGGPLLDITVISGKLDEVYLPHWICTDDSPTILDKFAVLHMDDCGDVVEKPSEVTPTHVKILQPVFSPRGVLMRVGFPVKINCKVLIYKTNKAFLTLHVYLIPRDPALQQTIKNRALSSGYKSIPKPYPEKSLKMHDRFILTADVDSAEVYPEKLKLIYDSRDPNFYEVFVENPDSNFKLTLKNESGPVWTRAIRRDDYLNTDVSKVAYDTELSRVRFGFAQRVSREVINQLLDDLSEDGVLNDEERESIAQRNNTRADRARCLIETVRRKGCEASRKMISHLQSRDQTLSTELGLLSGRPV
- the LOC108882952 gene encoding NACHT, LRR and PYD domains-containing protein 1b allele 5 isoform X2, whose product is MAFQTLTHALVNTLEELEQSSFGKFCYQLLQHSDPPQVPYSVLVEWDPVQVTELLISTYCYNGALPETVDILRQIGCGDKAHRLVELFVDRHRDWLIHRVTKVEPVLDELLIQGVIQQESYDNIRALPTSEDKMRKLFDCLLTAGGGTGKDIFYNTLEKLEPDLISCIKTARIRNQGPEIGTSDPHVGLRNPVVKRVKVITVKSPMAFGSEVFTEGDWIKVDPEVNCVDAEDAPPYSLQSEAGKFECSISGLRWVCKEKVCFKYHFGFWEEHMGRLETMKYIPGGPLLDITVISGKLDEVYLPHWICTDDSPTILDKFAVLHMDDCGDVVEKPSEVTPTHVKILQPVFSPRGVLMRVGFPVKINCKVLIYKTNKAFLTLHVYLIPRDPALQQTIKNRALSSGYKSIPKPYPEKSLKMHDRFILTADVDSAEVYPEKLKLIYDSRDPNFYEVFVENPDSNFKLTLKNESGPVWTRAIRRDDYLNTDVSKVAYDTELSRVRFGFAQRVSREVINQLLDDLSEDGVLNDEERESIAQRNNTRADRARCLIETVRRKGCEASRKMISHLQSRDQTLSTELGLLSGRPV